TTCTTGAACTCGTTCCAGGCCGCTTCCTTCCTCTCCTTCTCGAGAACATCGGCCTTGTTCTTCAGGTCCTGGAGCTCGGCGTCCCTGGCCATGATGGCCTCGTCGCGCTTGTTGAGCTCCGCCTGCAACCTCTCAATCTCGGCCTTTCCGGCCTGGTCGTTGGCGTTCATGTCTTCCTGCTCCTTGTCCTTGCTTTCCTCGGGCTTGTCACCCGCTGCGTGATCATCAGCCCCGGTCCGGTCCAGGTCGATGTCCGGGTACTCCTCCTTGATCTTCTTGCGGAGGAAGCCGAACAGTCCCTTGGCCTGCTTCTTCTCATCTTTCTGCTCGTCGCCCATGTCCTTGGTCTCCTTATTCAGAAATCCGGCGCCCTGGTCCCAGGGCTGATCGCTCTCGGTCTCCTCGAATACCAGGACGTGGTGCGGCCGGACCGGGCCGGCCAGCGCTCCGTCGCGGACCGGCGCCCGGAACCCGGTGCTCAGCGACAGTTCGCCGGCCGCGATCTTGGCGTCCATCGAGGCGTCATTGAACCGTGTGTCGCCCAGCAGCCGGGGGTGCCCGGTAGTGGACAGCTTGGGGTTCTCCACCTTGCCGACGATCCTGCCGTTGATGCGGGCAAGCTCGACGGCCGGGTCGCTGTCGTAGGCGCTCATGTCCGGGTGGTCCTTGGCATAGATCACCGGGACGGTGGCCCAGGCGTCGACGGTCTGCGCGAAGCATCGGGCGTCGTAGAAGGTCTTCTTTGGCCCTACGCGACGGTTGAGCGTCTGCAGTAAGGTGTCGTGCTTCGAGTTGAGGTGCTCGGCGTTCGAGAAGTGCTGCAGCTCGGGATCGTCAGCCATGCTATTGGCAGAGCATTGCCTGCGCGGGTTATTGGACTTTCTACTTTGAGGCCATTAATCGCCTGAATAGGTCAAGAGGCCTGCTTGCGCTTGATGTACCGCTTGACCGTCTTCCTTGCCACCTGGAGCTCCCGGGCGATCTGATTGATGAACATGTCCTCGATGTGCTCGTCGATGAATCTGCGCTGCTCCTCGCTGAGGGGATGTCCGGAGGGCATGGTCACCCCCGCACCGCCGGCTCCGGGCCGTAGTACGCGTCATAATACCTCGTCCCGTTGGGGTGATCGTCATGGGTCATAGCGTACTCCTGGGTCCATATCTGCCCGTCGATCTCGTTGCATGCCTGGCAGGAGCCGTGCGCGTGTCCGTCATGCACCGTTACCTTCTCCACGCCGTGATCATGGAAGGTTTCCAGCGTGGCCTGGTTCTGGATGCGGGCCACTTCCGTCCTGGCGACGGTGGAGGCGTGGGATCTCCGGGCATTGAAGTAGTCCTGCAACTCGGCGGCAACGCTCCCCTTGGGGTACCCTCCCTTCTTGTACTCCCGCACGCCGAGGGGCTTGCCGGCCTTGATTCCCTCGTCGATGATGCGGGCGATCTCACTGCGCTCCTCCTTGGCCAGGTCGCGGAGCCATGGAACCTCCTTGCCGCTGATCACCGACGCGCCCTTCTCGGTCAATGTTCCCCGGTATCCGACCGCGTACCTGGTCGCGGAATCCGATACCATGTTGAAATCGAGGCCGCCGATGACGGTGCGGCCAGCGTGGAGGGCTCCGGCCGCATAGGACGCGGCAGCCCCCTGGACGAGGATATTGACCAGGCCGGGCTGGAAGGCCCCATAGGCCGCGTTCACCACCGCCTCGATGCCGGGATCGATCACTGCCCATCCCTCGCAGCCAGGCGGGCATAGATGTCGTCTGCTAGCCGTGTGTAGGCATCGCCGATGTCGCCCTCCAGGGTCCGTTTCCGCTCCTCGCTCCTATCCGGCTCCTTGTTCTCGATTTCCTCCTCGCCCTCTGCCTCCTCGGCGTTGGGCGGGACCAATGCGGGCGGGGCGGGATGGAACAGCTCCTTCTCGGCCAGCAGCTCCTGCTTCCCCTTGTCGTCCAAGGGCGGCAGCTCTAACTTCTCCCTTACCTCGTTGATGAGGGCCACGCCGGTATCACTGGCGATCTTCGCTTGCTGGAGCATGATGTTGGCCCGGTCCTTCTTGGGGGCCGGTATGTCGATCTCTGCGCGGTAGTCCTCGAAGCCGTTCACGTCGAGGTACGTCTGCACGAGGGGCTGGAACGCTTGCTCCAGAATGGAGTGCCAGCCTAAGATGTAAGCGTCGGTGGCATCGTTCTCCGCGTTGCCCGTACTGCCCAGCGTGCCCTCCTGCCGCTTTATCATGCTGGACGGGGAGAAGAAATCGTCGATCTCCTGCTTCAGCTCCTCAATCGTCATGATGGCCACCTTCGTTTCCGTCACGTCGATGCCATCCACCTCCATGTTGGCCTTCAGGGAGAAGGCGGTATTGTTGCCCCAATTCTCGAGGATGGCGTTGGCCCAGGCGATGTCGTCCTTCGATGGCTTGTTGGTGAACTTGATGAAGATGTTCCCGGCCCCGATGCGGTTGCATTGCTGCATCTGCACCTTCCGGCAGAAATTGTACTCTCTGATCAGGCCGACGAGGACCGCCACCTGGGATTCG
The nucleotide sequence above comes from Methanomassiliicoccus sp.. Encoded proteins:
- a CDS encoding helix-turn-helix domain-containing protein, whose translation is MPSGHPLSEEQRRFIDEHIEDMFINQIARELQVARKTVKRYIKRKQAS